In Pedobacter sp. W3I1, one DNA window encodes the following:
- a CDS encoding TonB-dependent receptor produces MRVFYLLKQGLLVLLVFSALMVKAQTGSVSGKVLDETGLPLPGASVVVKGTTRSTSTDANGNYKLASLSNGSITLSASFIGYQTLDKTVSISANATVNFQLVPDAQKLNEVVVIGYGTAEKKNLTGSITTVSAKDFQKGAITTPEQLIQGKVAGVNIISNSGQPGVGSQIRIRGGASLNASNDPLIVIDGVPFSGNTIDNAPSPLSLINPNDIETFTVLKDANATAIYGSRASNGVILITTKKGGSGAPVINFSTNNSIATVARKVNVLSADQVRAYVNANGNATQKALLGTANTDWQDAIYQHAFTSDNNLSIAGSFKGVPYRVSAGYLDQDGLLITDKLKRGTGSITLSPRLFKDHLKIDLNLKGSLTDSHFANAGAINSAIQFDPTQPINANNQYGNYFEWTQGTGSAMVPNPNAPRNPVALIRLQDNNGNAARSVGNAKFDYSFHFLPELHANLNLGYDVSKGYGNISVPTYAAQAAATSGSFSRALKTGADKFSEFYLNYAHTVESIKSRFDVTAGYGYYDIATTGYNFTNYTGLGAPIVTPVFPFSVERNKMLSYYGRLNYTLADKYILSATMRADASSKFAESNRWGYFPSVGFTWRIIGENFLKDSKVLSDLKLRLSYGETGNKDGADIGNYNYIAKYYASSNTGQYQIGNTFYNYYAPAGYDPDLRWETTTTYNAGLDYGFLGGRLYGSIDVYYKKTSDLLSKITIPVGTNFSNELVTNVGNMDVKGAEVSLNFTAIKTENTTWDFGVNASYNKRNVTNLTLNPNSGFKIDAGDISGGTGIHLKYNAVNQIPQSYFVYKQVYDASGKPLEGVYQDLNGDGNITTDDQYFYKSPDPQFTFGFNTSFTYKKWSVNTVLRASLGNYVYDNVSSNFGIKSNLLSSVGILNNASSDILNTGFTNTQYLSDYYIKNASFLKMDNLGLTYNIGKLSKDGTATMRLSANCQNVFVVTKYKGLDPELATGIDYNLYPRPRTYTLGLNVGF; encoded by the coding sequence ATGAGAGTATTTTACCTGTTAAAACAGGGGCTTTTGGTGCTGTTAGTTTTTTCAGCATTAATGGTAAAAGCACAAACCGGATCGGTGTCTGGTAAGGTGCTTGATGAAACCGGCCTGCCATTACCTGGCGCTTCTGTAGTTGTAAAAGGAACTACAAGAAGTACATCAACTGATGCGAATGGTAATTATAAACTAGCAAGTTTATCGAATGGTTCGATAACGCTATCTGCAAGTTTTATCGGTTATCAAACCCTAGATAAAACCGTAAGCATTTCAGCAAATGCTACTGTTAATTTTCAATTGGTACCCGATGCACAAAAACTGAACGAAGTTGTGGTAATCGGCTATGGTACTGCAGAAAAGAAAAACCTAACCGGATCTATCACCACAGTAAGTGCGAAAGATTTTCAAAAAGGTGCGATTACAACGCCCGAACAATTAATTCAGGGCAAGGTAGCAGGAGTGAACATCATCTCTAACAGTGGTCAGCCCGGAGTAGGTAGTCAGATCCGTATCCGTGGCGGAGCATCATTAAATGCCAGTAACGATCCATTAATTGTAATTGATGGCGTACCATTTAGCGGTAACACTATCGATAATGCACCAAGCCCGTTATCGCTAATCAACCCGAACGATATAGAAACTTTTACCGTACTGAAAGATGCAAATGCAACAGCTATTTATGGTTCAAGGGCATCAAACGGAGTAATTTTAATTACCACTAAAAAAGGTGGTTCTGGTGCACCAGTAATAAATTTCAGTACCAATAACTCCATTGCAACGGTTGCCAGAAAGGTAAATGTACTTTCTGCAGATCAGGTTCGCGCTTATGTTAATGCAAACGGAAACGCTACACAAAAGGCTTTGTTGGGAACGGCAAATACCGATTGGCAGGATGCCATTTATCAGCATGCATTTACTTCTGATAATAATCTGAGTATAGCAGGTTCATTCAAAGGTGTACCTTACCGTGTTTCTGCAGGTTACTTAGATCAGGATGGTTTATTGATTACTGATAAATTAAAACGTGGGACAGGTTCAATTACCTTGTCGCCTAGATTGTTTAAAGATCATTTAAAGATCGATTTAAACTTAAAAGGATCGCTAACCGATTCGCATTTTGCAAATGCTGGCGCAATTAACTCAGCCATTCAGTTCGATCCAACGCAGCCAATTAATGCTAATAATCAATACGGTAACTATTTCGAATGGACACAAGGTACAGGAAGTGCAATGGTTCCAAACCCAAATGCGCCACGTAACCCTGTTGCATTAATTAGATTACAGGATAATAACGGTAATGCAGCACGAAGTGTAGGTAACGCTAAATTCGATTACTCATTTCACTTTTTACCGGAATTACATGCCAACTTAAACCTTGGATACGATGTATCTAAAGGTTATGGAAACATCAGCGTGCCCACTTACGCGGCTCAGGCAGCAGCAACAAGTGGTTCATTTTCAAGGGCTTTAAAAACAGGAGCTGATAAGTTTTCCGAGTTCTATTTAAATTATGCACATACGGTAGAAAGCATTAAAAGTAGATTTGATGTAACTGCTGGTTACGGTTATTATGATATTGCAACCACTGGTTATAACTTTACCAATTACACGGGTTTAGGTGCGCCAATCGTTACACCGGTGTTTCCATTTTCTGTAGAACGTAATAAAATGCTTTCTTACTATGGAAGACTTAACTATACACTAGCAGATAAATATATCCTATCGGCCACGATGCGTGCTGATGCTTCTTCAAAATTTGCTGAAAGCAACCGTTGGGGATATTTCCCTTCAGTAGGTTTTACCTGGAGAATTATCGGAGAAAATTTCCTTAAAGACAGCAAAGTGCTTTCTGATCTGAAATTGAGATTAAGTTATGGCGAAACAGGTAACAAGGATGGTGCTGACATTGGTAACTACAATTACATTGCTAAATATTACGCCAGCAGCAATACCGGTCAATACCAGATTGGCAACACTTTTTACAATTATTATGCTCCAGCCGGATATGATCCTGATTTGAGATGGGAAACTACCACTACTTATAATGCAGGTTTAGATTATGGATTTTTAGGCGGAAGGTTATATGGTAGCATTGATGTTTATTATAAAAAAACCTCTGATTTATTGAGTAAGATTACCATTCCGGTAGGAACAAACTTCAGCAATGAACTGGTTACCAACGTAGGTAATATGGATGTTAAAGGCGCAGAAGTAAGCTTAAATTTTACAGCCATTAAAACTGAAAATACCACCTGGGATTTTGGTGTAAATGCTTCTTATAACAAAAGAAATGTAACCAATTTAACCTTGAACCCGAACTCTGGATTTAAAATCGATGCAGGCGATATCTCAGGCGGAACAGGAATCCACTTAAAATACAATGCGGTTAATCAGATTCCTCAATCGTATTTTGTGTACAAACAAGTTTACGATGCCAGCGGCAAACCATTGGAAGGTGTTTACCAGGATTTAAATGGTGATGGTAATATCACAACTGATGATCAGTATTTCTATAAATCGCCAGATCCTCAATTTACTTTTGGTTTCAATACCTCATTTACATACAAAAAATGGAGCGTTAATACGGTTTTAAGAGCCAGTTTAGGTAATTACGTTTATGATAACGTGAGTTCGAACTTTGGTATTAAATCAAATCTATTGAGCTCAGTAGGTATCCTTAATAATGCTAGCAGCGATATATTGAATACTGGTTTTACCAATACACAATACCTGAGCGATTACTACATCAAAAATGCATCCTTTCTGAAAATGGATAATTTAGGTTTAACCTATAATATTGGCAAATTATCTAAAGATGGAACTGCAACGATGAGACTTTCAGCAAACTGTCAGAATGTTTTTGTTGTAACGAAATATAAAGGTCTTGATCCGGAATTGGCTACAGGTATTGATTATAACCTGTATCCACGACCAAGAACATACACGCTAGGTTTAAACGTTGGTTTTTAA
- a CDS encoding LacI family DNA-binding transcriptional regulator, which produces MDSINIKKLAEALNLSTSTISRAFRDNSDINGATKARILAKAKELNYQPNHYASNLREQKSKTIAVIVPELANNYFSQAIHGIERVARENGYHILIYVTDDDYQKEVTFIRHLHNGRADGIIMSVSGEANDHNYLNKFGSKRLPLVFFDRIYEDIDTPRVITNDYNSSFLATEHLIEQGCKRIAYLVVNKSLSIGKTRMQGYIDALSKHQIPFEENLIVDCSNSYEENSVIIKEALTQLKPDGVFTSVERLAFATYYACYDLSIIIPKDLKVISFSSLEIAPLLNPSLTTITQPATEIGEESAKLLFTILDDHADKNLSNEVVLESKIIKRNSTANG; this is translated from the coding sequence ATGGATAGTATTAATATTAAGAAGTTAGCAGAAGCCTTAAATTTATCTACTTCTACAATTTCGAGGGCCTTTAGGGATAATAGTGACATTAATGGGGCTACCAAAGCGCGTATTTTAGCCAAAGCAAAGGAATTAAACTATCAGCCCAACCATTATGCCAGTAATTTAAGGGAACAAAAAAGTAAAACCATTGCCGTTATTGTTCCGGAGCTGGCCAATAATTATTTTTCGCAGGCCATTCATGGTATAGAGCGGGTAGCGCGGGAGAATGGTTACCACATCCTGATTTACGTTACCGACGATGATTACCAAAAAGAAGTAACTTTTATCCGCCACTTACACAACGGTAGGGCCGATGGCATTATCATGTCGGTTTCTGGAGAAGCCAACGATCATAATTACCTGAATAAATTTGGCAGTAAAAGATTGCCATTGGTGTTTTTCGATCGGATTTATGAAGACATTGATACCCCAAGGGTAATTACAAATGATTATAATAGTAGTTTTCTGGCAACAGAACATTTAATAGAGCAGGGCTGCAAAAGAATTGCTTATCTGGTGGTGAATAAAAGTTTATCAATTGGTAAAACCCGTATGCAGGGTTACATTGATGCCTTGTCCAAACACCAGATTCCTTTCGAAGAAAACCTTATTGTGGATTGCAGCAACAGTTATGAAGAAAATAGCGTTATCATCAAAGAGGCTTTAACACAATTAAAACCCGATGGTGTTTTCACCTCGGTAGAACGTTTGGCTTTTGCCACTTATTATGCCTGTTATGATCTCAGTATCATTATCCCCAAAGATTTAAAAGTGATCAGTTTCTCCAGTTTGGAAATCGCGCCTTTGTTAAATCCCTCACTCACCACCATCACCCAACCGGCTACCGAAATCGGAGAGGAATCGGCTAAATTACTGTTTACTATTTTAGATGATCATGCTGATAAAAACCTGTCAAATGAGGTGGTTTTAGAATCTAAAATTATCAAGCGGAATTCGACCGCAAACGGGTAA
- a CDS encoding PleD family two-component system response regulator, whose product MGNKKILIADDDEGIVDAVTMILEVMGYDVEFTYDGGAVIDAVKNKPDLILLDIWMSGHDGRDICKQLKNDPQYKEIPILMISASRDIRQSAMDAGANDFMEKPFEMDSLLNKVEVLLD is encoded by the coding sequence ATGGGAAATAAGAAAATACTCATCGCAGATGATGACGAAGGAATTGTTGATGCTGTGACGATGATTTTGGAAGTGATGGGTTATGATGTTGAATTTACATATGATGGTGGGGCAGTGATAGACGCGGTAAAAAATAAGCCAGATCTGATTTTGCTCGATATCTGGATGAGTGGCCATGATGGCAGGGACATATGCAAACAGCTTAAAAACGACCCTCAATATAAGGAAATTCCTATTTTAATGATTTCCGCCAGCAGGGATATCAGGCAATCAGCAATGGATGCCGGTGCAAATGATTTTATGGAGAAACCATTTGAGATGGATTCGTTACTGAATAAGGTAGAGGTATTGTTGGATTAG
- the dinB gene encoding DNA polymerase IV: protein MSDLTPTVLRKIIHIDMDAFYASVEQRDFPEYRGKPIVVGGKPDSRGVVATASYEARQYGIRSAMSCSKAYQLCPTAIFVYPRFDAYAAVSKAIREIFSRHTDIIEPLSLDEAYLDVTEDKLGIGSAIDIAQSIKDAIKNELNLTASAGVSINKFVAKVASDMNKPDGLTFIGPSKIKAFMEDLPVEKFFGVGKVTGARMKAMQINTGADLKKLTEAQLIAQFGKSGRFYYKIVRGIDDRPVQSHRETKSVGAEDTFAEDTNEDSVMHDLLKQISETVAKRLEKYQLSGKTVTLKIKFADFKLITRSRSFATPINKAAVIYAEAIKLLEEAAIGLTQVRLLGITLSRFYDDVEIEKPESNQLEFEF, encoded by the coding sequence ATGTCTGATTTAACTCCAACGGTTTTAAGAAAAATAATTCATATTGATATGGATGCATTTTATGCATCTGTAGAGCAACGTGATTTTCCTGAATACCGGGGCAAACCCATAGTGGTTGGAGGTAAACCCGATAGCCGGGGCGTGGTGGCTACAGCAAGTTACGAAGCACGCCAATATGGAATCCGCTCGGCAATGTCGTGCAGTAAAGCTTACCAGCTTTGCCCAACAGCAATTTTCGTATATCCCCGTTTTGATGCTTATGCTGCGGTTTCGAAAGCCATCAGGGAAATTTTTAGTCGGCACACCGATATTATAGAACCCCTATCGCTGGATGAGGCCTACCTTGATGTTACTGAAGACAAGCTCGGCATTGGATCGGCTATTGACATTGCTCAATCCATTAAAGATGCCATTAAAAATGAGTTAAATTTAACTGCCTCGGCTGGCGTATCGATTAATAAATTTGTGGCCAAAGTAGCTTCAGACATGAACAAACCTGACGGTTTGACTTTTATTGGTCCATCGAAGATCAAAGCCTTTATGGAAGACCTGCCGGTAGAAAAATTCTTTGGGGTAGGCAAAGTTACCGGCGCCAGAATGAAGGCCATGCAGATTAATACGGGTGCTGATTTAAAAAAATTAACAGAAGCACAGCTTATTGCCCAATTTGGGAAATCGGGAAGATTTTATTATAAAATTGTGCGTGGTATTGATGATCGCCCGGTTCAGTCGCATCGCGAAACCAAATCAGTTGGTGCAGAAGATACCTTTGCAGAAGACACCAATGAAGATTCGGTGATGCACGATCTGCTCAAACAGATCAGTGAAACGGTAGCCAAACGTCTGGAAAAATATCAACTAAGCGGAAAAACAGTAACCTTAAAAATCAAATTCGCCGATTTTAAACTCATTACGCGTAGCCGCTCTTTTGCTACACCAATAAACAAAGCAGCGGTAATTTATGCAGAGGCGATTAAACTTTTGGAAGAGGCAGCTATCGGCTTAACCCAGGTACGGTTATTAGGTATTACCTTATCGCGATTTTATGATGATGTGGAAATAGAAAAGCCAGAAAGCAATCAACTGGAATTTGAGTTTTGA
- a CDS encoding glutaminase domain-containing protein, with protein MNKINTLKFLGILGCMFVGGLLKAQERKAPSYPLITHNTYFSIWSSTDKLNESSTQHWTGADHSLLGMINVDGGIYRFLGKETTTYKTVVPASDEKGYEVKYTETEPQGDWKAANYTASNWQTGNAPIGDDAKNVKTLWKSHDIWVRRAFNIANPASINELFLKINHDDNIEVYLNGKKIYTKEGWTNNFQYIALSNSDKSALKAGSNVIAIHLINTAGGRFLDFGLVERLKDNAEKVQVAKQKSVDINATQTIYNFTCGKIDLKLTFTSPLLMNDLGLFARPVSYVSYQVKANDGKTHQVKIYLSASSNIAVYRPTQEVTASKYNTAKLSVLKTGTVEQPVLQKASDDMRIDWGYFYVAAPKTSNAIQFVTAEKDAADAFRKGNSASTAKQGKMLALNTVIPFGTVGKAAVEKYVELGYDEIYSVQYFNKNLRPWWNTSGKETIEAQLTAAADEYKTVIQKCEAFNQTLYADALKSGGKEYADLCVLGYRQSIAAHTLVKSPQGEILWLSKENNSGGFINTVDVTYPSAPLYLIYNPELLQGMLNGIFYFSESGKYPHPWAAHDLGTYPLANGQTYGEPMPVEESGNMIILTAAIAKAQGNADYAKAHWKTLTTWVDYLTKEGLDPKTQLCTDDFAGHLARNANLSVKAIVGIACYAQMAQTLGYDDVAKKYRAIAESMVPKWIEMADAGDHYALTFDNKNTWSQKYNLVWDKVLKLNLFPQKIYETETKYYLTKQNRYGIPLDSRKAYTKNDWILWTATFAPTQREFEALVHPVYKHAIETESRVPLNDFYDSNTGIRDNFKARSVVGGFYMKMLADKLAGK; from the coding sequence ATGAACAAAATCAACACTTTAAAATTCTTAGGCATACTGGGCTGCATGTTTGTAGGCGGGCTGCTAAAGGCACAAGAGCGAAAGGCACCATCTTATCCTTTAATTACACACAATACTTACTTTAGTATCTGGTCGAGCACCGATAAGTTAAACGAATCTTCTACCCAACATTGGACGGGTGCCGATCATTCTCTTTTAGGAATGATTAATGTTGATGGTGGTATTTATCGCTTTTTAGGTAAAGAAACCACTACCTATAAAACGGTTGTACCTGCTTCAGATGAAAAAGGTTACGAAGTAAAATATACAGAAACCGAACCTCAGGGCGATTGGAAGGCTGCAAACTACACCGCCAGTAACTGGCAAACAGGTAATGCACCAATAGGAGATGATGCCAAAAATGTAAAAACATTATGGAAATCGCACGATATATGGGTAAGAAGAGCATTTAACATCGCTAATCCTGCATCAATAAACGAACTGTTTTTAAAGATCAATCACGATGATAATATTGAGGTTTACCTAAACGGGAAGAAAATCTACACCAAAGAAGGCTGGACCAATAATTTCCAATATATTGCCTTAAGTAATAGCGATAAAAGTGCTTTAAAAGCCGGATCGAATGTAATTGCCATCCACCTGATTAATACTGCTGGTGGTCGTTTCCTCGATTTTGGTTTGGTAGAGCGTTTAAAAGATAATGCCGAAAAAGTACAGGTAGCTAAACAAAAAAGTGTTGATATTAATGCCACACAAACCATTTATAACTTTACCTGTGGTAAGATTGATTTAAAATTAACTTTTACCTCTCCCTTGTTAATGAACGATTTGGGTTTATTTGCACGCCCGGTTTCTTATGTTTCCTACCAGGTAAAAGCAAATGACGGTAAAACTCACCAGGTAAAAATATACCTCAGTGCGTCATCAAACATTGCGGTTTATCGTCCTACGCAAGAAGTTACGGCAAGTAAATACAACACAGCTAAATTATCGGTATTAAAAACGGGCACAGTAGAACAGCCGGTTCTTCAAAAAGCAAGTGATGATATGCGGATTGATTGGGGTTACTTTTATGTAGCTGCGCCAAAAACAAGCAATGCCATTCAGTTTGTAACGGCCGAAAAAGATGCTGCCGATGCTTTTAGGAAAGGCAATTCAGCTTCAACCGCTAAGCAGGGTAAAATGCTTGCATTAAATACCGTTATCCCTTTTGGAACAGTAGGTAAAGCCGCGGTAGAAAAATATGTTGAACTGGGTTATGATGAAATTTATTCGGTTCAATATTTTAACAAAAATTTAAGACCATGGTGGAATACCTCAGGTAAAGAAACCATTGAAGCACAACTAACCGCCGCTGCAGATGAGTACAAAACCGTGATCCAGAAATGCGAGGCCTTTAACCAAACTTTATATGCCGATGCTTTAAAATCGGGTGGTAAAGAATACGCCGATTTATGTGTTTTAGGTTACCGCCAGAGTATTGCAGCGCATACTTTGGTAAAGAGTCCACAAGGTGAGATTTTATGGTTATCTAAAGAAAACAACAGTGGTGGTTTCATCAACACCGTCGATGTAACTTACCCTTCGGCACCATTGTACCTGATTTATAATCCCGAGTTATTACAAGGCATGTTGAACGGTATTTTCTATTTCAGCGAAAGTGGAAAATATCCTCACCCTTGGGCAGCTCACGATTTGGGAACTTACCCATTGGCAAACGGACAAACTTATGGTGAGCCAATGCCGGTTGAAGAATCGGGTAATATGATTATTTTAACTGCTGCAATTGCCAAAGCGCAAGGAAATGCCGATTATGCCAAAGCACATTGGAAAACCTTAACCACATGGGTTGATTATTTAACCAAGGAGGGTTTAGATCCAAAAACACAATTATGTACCGATGATTTTGCTGGCCACCTGGCCCGCAATGCCAATTTATCGGTAAAAGCGATTGTAGGTATAGCCTGTTATGCGCAGATGGCCCAAACATTAGGTTATGATGATGTAGCCAAAAAATACAGGGCTATTGCCGAAAGTATGGTGCCGAAATGGATTGAAATGGCCGATGCCGGCGATCATTATGCCTTAACTTTTGATAATAAAAATACATGGAGCCAGAAGTATAACCTGGTTTGGGATAAGGTACTAAAGTTAAACCTGTTTCCGCAAAAGATATACGAAACAGAAACCAAATATTACCTGACTAAACAAAATAGATATGGCATTCCGTTGGATAGCAGAAAGGCCTACACTAAAAACGACTGGATTTTGTGGACCGCTACTTTTGCACCAACACAAAGAGAATTCGAGGCTTTGGTTCACCCGGTTTACAAACATGCTATCGAAACCGAATCGAGAGTGCCATTGAACGATTTTTATGATTCAAATACCGGTATCCGCGATAATTTTAAAGCACGGAGTGTAGTGGGCGGTTTTTATATGAAAATGCTTGCCGATAAATTAGCTGGCAAATAA
- a CDS encoding PKD domain-containing protein, which yields MKNNIKRLFSILSLLILIVITTVKCKKDAEEVVPVVDEPKPTAGFTFVKPDTLKFLEYQFTGSSTNYKSLLWQFGDDSTSVVVNPKHTYRFPGKYKVTLTTRNGQGYTAAKEVMLNVVDPTINYSICGENYMKTIGGKFSVNLEAGAGADSGEGSKKLVDQDINTKFLQAGFDGTQKCTFELNTPKIVGAYTLTSGNDAPDRDPRFWILQGSLDGIQYTDLHTVTVCPWLNTNEKDSRGVTKLFHFDNYIAYKFYRLYIKSNRGSRVFQLAEWTINKKQP from the coding sequence ATGAAAAATAACATAAAAAGATTATTCAGTATTCTATCTCTTTTAATACTTATTGTAATTACAACAGTAAAGTGTAAGAAAGATGCAGAAGAAGTGGTTCCAGTAGTAGATGAACCTAAACCTACAGCTGGTTTTACTTTTGTAAAACCCGATACATTGAAATTTTTAGAATACCAGTTCACCGGAAGTTCTACAAATTATAAAAGTTTATTGTGGCAGTTTGGCGATGACAGTACCTCTGTTGTGGTGAACCCAAAACATACTTACCGTTTCCCGGGGAAATATAAGGTAACCTTAACTACAAGAAATGGTCAGGGTTATACTGCAGCAAAAGAAGTAATGCTTAATGTGGTCGATCCGACCATAAATTACTCCATTTGTGGTGAAAATTACATGAAAACCATTGGCGGTAAATTTTCAGTTAACCTGGAAGCTGGTGCAGGGGCCGATTCTGGTGAAGGCTCCAAAAAACTGGTCGATCAGGATATCAATACGAAATTCCTACAGGCCGGTTTTGATGGTACGCAAAAATGTACCTTCGAGCTAAATACTCCAAAGATAGTGGGTGCTTATACGTTAACCTCGGGTAATGATGCACCAGACCGCGATCCAAGATTCTGGATTTTGCAGGGCTCATTAGATGGTATCCAGTATACCGATCTGCATACGGTTACGGTATGCCCTTGGTTAAATACAAATGAAAAGGATAGCAGAGGGGTTACTAAGCTTTTCCACTTCGATAACTACATTGCTTACAAATTTTACCGCCTTTACATTAAATCGAACAGAGGAAGTCGCGTGTTTCAATTGGCCGAGTGGACCATCAACAAAAAACAACCTTAG